A portion of the Chondrinema litorale genome contains these proteins:
- a CDS encoding sensor histidine kinase — protein MKNKLPTYADLLSEISVLRAEVKKLKYQSAEKQGNIESEYSEIDVNHLYEQLASAHFRKEDIDVLIQSDSIKHFNTSFIKEYLGLGDTNEYISIHNLQSNYLFISDSFKRISGYNADEFEGNTICIQMHPQDSDKFKNNILLQNREGKSTYTRWRLKHKNGYYIWLETHTYIVFDKETPTYLFCINREISEKVMVEEKLEKTRKMYNSIFQSSPDALFLLDVNTFEIYDCNKRGLKLFKYNSRNQIYGKHFSELQNKTLTYSEIHKINALINSNKTWTSEVQCVDSNGDTFYGMMGMRKGENDGANFILLRVTDLTTIKNSEKVINEQEQLILSISQNVNEGIYRSTPNGKIIYANLAFAKMFGYDSVEEVMKVSAIDLYASSVQRKEIAYKIRFNGFVDNEEALFVNNRGYHFWGVINCNLSKGKHGEVYFDGGIRDVTENRNYKNRLEKQNQELIEVNNALDRFVYSASHDLRAPIASALGLIDITLREDNLDLIKEYLLLQEKSLRKLDTFIGDIIDFSRNARIDIEQEEISFEQLVKNTFEVYDYMENASLLKKEVIINCKQPFYSDKSRVSIILNNLLSNAIKYSNPYQENPFIKVEVTCSQEICEVKVSDNGLGIPELHIENIFNMFYRAHPDKKGSGLGLFIVKETIEKLKGKITVDSVEGSGTCFTLRLPNMQPKTN, from the coding sequence ATGAAAAATAAATTGCCAACTTATGCCGATTTATTGAGTGAAATTTCTGTACTAAGGGCCGAAGTAAAAAAATTAAAATATCAATCAGCTGAAAAACAGGGCAACATCGAAAGTGAGTATTCAGAAATTGATGTTAATCATTTATATGAACAGCTAGCTTCTGCGCATTTCAGAAAAGAGGATATAGATGTGTTAATACAATCAGACAGTATTAAACACTTCAATACATCTTTTATCAAAGAATACCTCGGGCTTGGAGATACGAATGAATATATTTCTATTCACAACCTCCAATCAAACTACTTGTTTATAAGTGATAGTTTTAAGAGAATTTCAGGCTACAATGCAGACGAATTTGAAGGCAATACCATTTGCATTCAAATGCATCCTCAAGACTCAGACAAATTCAAAAACAATATCTTATTACAAAATAGGGAGGGCAAATCTACCTATACTCGCTGGCGTTTAAAACACAAAAATGGCTACTATATCTGGCTAGAGACCCACACTTATATCGTTTTTGATAAAGAAACTCCCACTTACCTATTTTGCATTAACAGAGAAATCTCTGAGAAAGTAATGGTAGAAGAAAAGCTGGAGAAAACCAGAAAAATGTATAATAGCATTTTTCAAAGTTCACCAGATGCTTTGTTTTTACTAGATGTAAATACATTCGAAATCTACGACTGCAACAAACGAGGCCTCAAACTATTTAAATATAATTCGAGAAACCAGATTTACGGTAAGCATTTCTCCGAACTACAAAATAAAACACTTACTTATTCAGAAATACATAAAATAAATGCATTAATAAACTCCAATAAAACATGGACGAGTGAGGTGCAATGTGTTGACAGCAATGGAGATACTTTTTATGGGATGATGGGTATGCGAAAAGGCGAGAATGATGGCGCCAACTTTATTTTGCTAAGAGTAACCGATCTTACCACAATTAAAAACTCAGAAAAGGTAATAAACGAACAAGAACAACTAATTCTATCGATTAGTCAGAATGTAAATGAAGGTATTTATAGAAGTACACCAAATGGAAAAATAATTTATGCAAACTTGGCTTTTGCTAAAATGTTTGGTTACGACAGTGTAGAAGAGGTAATGAAAGTAAGTGCCATAGATTTATACGCTTCATCGGTACAGAGAAAAGAGATTGCCTATAAAATTAGATTTAATGGCTTTGTAGATAATGAAGAAGCTTTGTTTGTGAATAATCGTGGTTATCATTTCTGGGGAGTAATTAACTGTAATTTATCTAAAGGCAAACACGGCGAAGTTTATTTTGATGGTGGAATTAGAGATGTTACAGAAAATAGGAATTACAAAAACAGGCTGGAAAAGCAAAACCAAGAGCTGATAGAAGTTAATAATGCTTTAGACAGATTTGTGTATAGTGCATCACACGATTTGAGAGCGCCAATCGCTTCGGCTCTAGGTTTGATAGATATTACTTTGAGAGAAGACAATCTCGACCTAATTAAAGAATACTTACTACTTCAAGAAAAAAGCCTTAGAAAACTAGATACTTTTATAGGAGACATTATAGATTTCTCAAGAAATGCAAGAATAGATATAGAGCAAGAAGAGATTAGTTTTGAACAACTTGTGAAAAATACATTTGAGGTGTATGACTATATGGAAAATGCTTCACTTCTTAAGAAAGAAGTAATAATTAATTGTAAGCAACCCTTCTATTCTGATAAAAGTAGAGTAAGCATCATCTTAAATAATTTGCTTTCAAATGCGATAAAGTATTCAAATCCATATCAGGAAAATCCATTTATAAAAGTTGAGGTAACTTGCTCACAGGAAATTTGCGAAGTTAAAGTCTCCGACAATGGTTTAGGTATTCCCGAGCTACATATAGAGAATATCTTTAATATGTTTTACAGGGCACATCCTGATAAAAAGGGCTCTGGTTTAGGATTGTTTATAGTAAAAGAAACTATAGAGAAATTAAAAGGTAAAATTACAGTAGATTCTGTAGAAGGCTCAGGGACTTGCTTTACTCTTAGACTGCCTAACATGCAGCCTAAAACAAATTAA
- a CDS encoding ABC transporter permease, with protein sequence MFWNNFKITLRSFLKQKKFTLIILTGLTLGLSACLFITVYVIHEKSYDHFWPKANQLVRVPMTWHFGETSMPSGSATSEAGVMLKEELPEVLNFTRIRPGYGIVLKKDDKLFEEKEFVYADTAIISMFDLHLVKGNPETALKEPNSLVLTVSLAEKYFGANWNETNVIGTSLLVNNQTNYLITGIVEDLPDNTHIQFSCIGSFASLNDYENPNWDNSEFATYALLTPEAAVNPTATIDKFTDLITKKFGAESVSMVQLHMEPITDVYLYSEFHNALGKKSDIRYLYIFSAIGLLILIMACINYVNMTTALSLSRAKEVGIKKVAGAQRDQLFWQFMIESGTLIFSAFFLAILLLFLLKDWFKDIASVNISTNLLIQPEILLPFVGLSLFMTFLSGIYPAIVLSGFRPIIVLKGRFSYSNQGKFLRKTLVIVQFSISMFLLAFTFVIFRQMQLIQDQNLGYEKEHTIILPTDKAIQDKKDVIRNDLLKISGVKNVTFASRPPINITSTTTVKAVGDENERQLISYLISDENYIETFDLQVLTGKDFQEITYPDSALVFMVNEAAMKFFGWSPENVIGQELQIWGRFKGEIIGVVKDFNFQSLKQNIEPLVMVSSKKQINFGYNLMVKLNKEANTPTNLTQIQQTWNKHAAHYPFDYHFMDEAFDRLYKSEQYLSELFVAFSIIAVIIAFLGLTGLAAFNTRQRYKEISIRKVLGANISGILVLLSKDYLWLLLTSFAFALPVSHYFVTEWLDNFAYKIDATWWVYALPAFTVIITAILAIIFQSLKAVNANPAQVLKNE encoded by the coding sequence ATGTTCTGGAACAACTTCAAAATCACTTTAAGAAGCTTTTTAAAGCAAAAGAAATTTACTCTTATTATTCTAACTGGCCTAACTTTAGGTTTATCTGCTTGCCTTTTTATTACTGTTTATGTAATCCACGAAAAAAGCTACGACCACTTTTGGCCAAAAGCAAACCAGCTTGTTAGAGTTCCAATGACATGGCATTTTGGAGAAACTAGTATGCCCTCTGGCAGTGCTACTTCAGAAGCTGGAGTAATGCTAAAGGAGGAACTTCCCGAAGTGCTAAATTTTACCAGAATAAGACCCGGCTATGGTATAGTTTTAAAGAAAGATGATAAACTATTTGAAGAGAAAGAGTTTGTATATGCAGATACAGCTATTATCTCGATGTTTGACTTGCATCTAGTTAAAGGAAACCCTGAAACAGCATTAAAAGAGCCAAATTCGTTAGTGTTAACAGTAAGCTTAGCTGAAAAATACTTTGGCGCTAATTGGAACGAAACGAATGTAATCGGAACATCTCTGTTAGTTAATAACCAAACAAATTATTTAATTACTGGAATTGTAGAAGACCTACCAGATAATACCCATATTCAATTTAGCTGCATAGGCTCATTTGCTTCATTAAACGATTATGAGAATCCAAACTGGGATAATTCCGAATTTGCCACCTATGCACTGCTAACTCCTGAGGCTGCTGTAAATCCTACAGCCACTATTGATAAATTCACGGATCTAATCACTAAAAAATTTGGGGCAGAATCTGTGAGTATGGTGCAATTACATATGGAACCGATTACAGATGTTTATTTATATTCTGAGTTTCACAATGCATTGGGCAAAAAAAGTGACATAAGATACCTCTACATTTTTTCGGCTATTGGTTTACTCATTTTAATAATGGCGTGTATCAATTATGTAAACATGACTACAGCCCTATCTCTAAGCAGAGCCAAAGAAGTAGGTATTAAAAAAGTTGCTGGTGCACAAAGAGACCAACTTTTCTGGCAATTTATGATAGAATCAGGCACTTTAATATTCAGCGCCTTTTTTCTAGCCATTCTATTGTTATTTCTACTAAAAGACTGGTTTAAAGATATTGCTTCGGTCAATATCTCTACTAATTTGCTCATACAACCAGAAATCTTACTGCCTTTTGTAGGTTTATCCTTATTTATGACCTTTTTATCGGGAATATACCCTGCAATTGTACTTTCTGGTTTTAGACCGATTATAGTCTTAAAAGGTAGGTTTAGTTATTCAAATCAAGGTAAGTTCCTTAGAAAAACCTTAGTAATTGTTCAATTCTCAATTTCTATGTTTTTACTAGCATTTACTTTTGTGATTTTTCGCCAGATGCAACTAATTCAAGATCAAAATCTGGGCTATGAAAAAGAACATACAATCATACTCCCCACTGATAAAGCGATTCAAGATAAAAAAGATGTAATCCGTAACGATTTATTAAAAATATCGGGAGTAAAAAATGTCACATTCGCTTCTAGACCTCCAATTAATATTACATCGACAACGACTGTAAAAGCTGTTGGTGATGAAAATGAAAGGCAATTGATTTCTTATCTGATAAGCGATGAAAACTATATCGAAACATTTGACTTACAAGTGCTAACAGGAAAGGATTTTCAAGAAATTACCTATCCAGACTCCGCTTTAGTTTTTATGGTGAATGAAGCTGCCATGAAATTTTTTGGCTGGTCACCAGAAAACGTTATTGGACAAGAGTTACAAATATGGGGAAGATTTAAAGGAGAAATAATTGGTGTGGTAAAAGATTTTAACTTTCAATCTTTAAAGCAAAATATTGAACCATTGGTAATGGTGAGCTCAAAGAAACAAATCAACTTTGGCTATAACTTAATGGTGAAACTAAATAAAGAAGCCAACACCCCAACTAATTTAACCCAAATCCAACAAACCTGGAATAAACATGCTGCTCACTATCCTTTTGACTATCATTTTATGGATGAAGCATTCGACAGATTGTATAAATCGGAGCAGTACTTAAGTGAATTGTTTGTTGCATTTAGCATTATCGCTGTAATTATCGCCTTTTTAGGATTAACAGGTTTGGCTGCTTTTAACACGCGCCAACGATATAAAGAAATTAGTATTAGAAAAGTTTTAGGTGCGAATATTTCAGGTATTTTGGTATTGCTTTCGAAAGATTACTTATGGCTATTACTAACATCTTTTGCCTTTGCGCTACCTGTTAGCCACTATTTCGTAACCGAATGGCTCGATAATTTTGCTTATAAAATTGATGCGACTTGGTGGGTTTACGCATTGCCAGCCTTTACTGTAATTATTACAGCAATACTGGCAATCATTTTCCAATCATTAAAAGCAGTGAATGCAAACCCAGCTCAGGTATTAAAAAATGAGTGA
- the mpgP gene encoding mannosyl-3-phosphoglycerate phosphatase: MEKMVIYTDLDGTLIDFENYSYEITAPLVRKLESNGIPVVFCSSKTRVEQAYYREQIGVKSPFITENGSAVFIPKDYFPFEFVYQSVIDNYYVIELGVPRAQILSTIADARTKSEAEVFGYNDLELDEIAQILKLPEEASKRASTRDYSETLIKGDKTSESFKAMTELLEQEGLACTAGGKFHTVISNKSDKGKAVKVLHALFSKMNAGAVSVGLGDSANDKPLLAAVEKPFLVQKPGNWWDDIEAPNLVKVEGIGPEGWVKAISELTDISL; encoded by the coding sequence ATGGAAAAGATGGTGATCTATACTGATCTTGATGGTACGCTGATAGACTTTGAAAATTACTCTTACGAAATTACAGCTCCTTTAGTGAGAAAACTGGAATCCAATGGGATTCCAGTTGTATTTTGTTCTTCTAAAACAAGAGTTGAACAGGCCTACTATAGAGAACAAATTGGAGTAAAGTCTCCATTTATTACTGAAAATGGCAGTGCTGTTTTTATTCCAAAAGATTATTTCCCATTCGAATTTGTCTATCAGAGTGTAATAGACAATTATTATGTGATCGAGCTGGGAGTTCCAAGAGCACAGATTCTTAGCACAATAGCTGATGCCCGAACTAAAAGTGAGGCAGAAGTTTTTGGTTACAATGATCTGGAACTTGATGAAATTGCTCAAATCTTAAAGTTACCTGAAGAAGCTAGCAAAAGAGCATCTACAAGAGACTACAGTGAAACGCTTATAAAAGGAGACAAAACTTCTGAGAGTTTTAAAGCAATGACTGAGCTTTTAGAGCAAGAAGGTTTGGCTTGTACAGCAGGAGGGAAGTTTCATACTGTGATTTCTAATAAAAGTGACAAAGGCAAAGCAGTAAAAGTGCTCCATGCGCTTTTTAGTAAAATGAATGCAGGAGCTGTTTCAGTTGGTTTGGGAGATAGTGCAAACGACAAGCCTTTATTAGCTGCTGTAGAAAAGCCTTTCTTGGTGCAAAAACCAGGTAATTGGTGGGATGATATTGAAGCACCTAATCTTGTAAAAGTAGAAGGAATTGGCCCTGAGGGTTGGGTCAAGGCCATTTCCGAGTTGACAGATATTTCTTTATAA
- a CDS encoding alpha/beta hydrolase — MNRNNKTAQYIKTITTLIVFTIGTLSALAQDSLFIWKDGVPNSKENNLEETFMWSDVPRIKNVTNPTLNIYLPPKEKANGTAVIICPGGGYAILAVKHEGYDLAEWFNSMGIAAFVLKYRLPNDESMVDKKIGPLQDAQQAIRLVRENAAQWNVNPEKIGIMGFSAGGHLASTAGTHFEKPVTPANSTSVRPDFNLLIYPVISFKESFTHMGSRNNLIGKNASYDLVEEYSNEMHITENTPPTFLVHSSDDNAVPVENSIRFYQELVKNKVPAEMHIFETGGHGYGMGRNELTKAWPERLKTWLHHHKLID; from the coding sequence ATGAACCGTAATAACAAAACAGCACAATATATAAAAACTATAACTACTTTAATTGTTTTTACTATAGGTACTTTAAGCGCTTTGGCACAAGATTCTTTATTTATTTGGAAAGATGGTGTACCCAATTCTAAAGAAAATAACCTTGAAGAAACCTTTATGTGGTCAGATGTTCCAAGGATAAAAAATGTTACCAATCCTACCTTAAATATTTACCTACCACCTAAAGAAAAAGCCAACGGAACTGCTGTTATTATTTGTCCAGGTGGTGGTTATGCAATATTGGCTGTAAAACACGAAGGCTACGATTTAGCAGAGTGGTTTAACTCTATGGGTATTGCTGCTTTTGTTCTCAAATACCGCTTACCAAACGACGAAAGCATGGTTGACAAAAAAATTGGCCCATTACAAGATGCTCAACAAGCTATTAGACTTGTAAGAGAAAATGCTGCTCAATGGAATGTGAATCCAGAAAAAATAGGCATTATGGGATTCTCTGCTGGAGGCCATTTGGCAAGTACTGCCGGAACTCATTTTGAAAAGCCAGTAACGCCAGCAAATAGCACCAGTGTTAGACCAGATTTTAACCTTCTTATATACCCTGTTATATCTTTTAAAGAATCTTTTACCCATATGGGAAGCAGAAATAATCTAATTGGTAAAAATGCTTCTTATGATTTGGTAGAAGAATATTCGAATGAAATGCATATAACAGAAAATACGCCTCCAACATTTTTGGTGCATTCATCAGACGATAATGCTGTACCAGTAGAAAACAGTATAAGGTTCTATCAAGAATTAGTTAAAAACAAAGTACCGGCTGAAATGCACATATTTGAAACTGGTGGGCATGGTTACGGAATGGGACGCAACGAATTAACAAAAGCTTGGCCAGAACGCCTCAAAACATGGTTACATCACCATAAATTGATCGACTAA
- the rlmD gene encoding 23S rRNA (uracil(1939)-C(5))-methyltransferase RlmD, giving the protein MGRKKKLKAIENVHISDIAAEGKSVAKVDNMVIFVQKVVPGDVVDIQVIKKRRNYLEAIPTKFHKYSEDRQEPICSHFGPCGGCKWQNLKYEKQLVYKQKQVVDAFERIGKIEIPELIPILASPKTEYYRNKMGFTFSNNRWLTTEEIAAEDESTVLDKRGLGFHLPGRWDKILDIEKCYLQRDPSNRIREAIKDYGMMHNLPFFDLRDQEGFLRLMTTRIANTNDIMLIIQFYENREKEIKDMMEYLKAEFPEITSLNYVINPKGNDTIYDLDVINYSGHPYIVEEMEGLSFRVGPKSFFQTNSTQAYNLYCIARDFADASKDDVLYDLYTGTGTIALFMARSVKEVIGIESVAGAIEDAHINAKLNDIQNAKFYVGDMKNLFNDKFLASQSKPDVIITDPPRAGMHEDVCKMLLKIQCPKIVYVSCNPATQARDIAILSSKYKLEKIQPVDMFPHTTHVENVALLTLK; this is encoded by the coding sequence ATGGGAAGAAAAAAGAAGTTGAAAGCAATTGAAAATGTACACATTAGTGACATTGCTGCTGAAGGTAAATCTGTTGCTAAAGTTGATAACATGGTCATTTTTGTTCAAAAAGTGGTACCAGGTGATGTGGTAGATATACAGGTTATTAAAAAAAGAAGAAATTACCTAGAAGCGATTCCAACAAAATTCCACAAGTATAGCGAAGACCGACAAGAACCAATTTGTAGTCACTTTGGCCCATGTGGTGGTTGCAAATGGCAAAACCTAAAATATGAAAAACAACTTGTTTACAAACAAAAGCAAGTGGTTGATGCCTTTGAAAGAATTGGCAAAATAGAGATCCCAGAATTAATCCCAATTTTGGCTTCTCCTAAAACAGAATACTATAGAAATAAGATGGGCTTCACCTTTTCTAATAACCGCTGGTTAACTACCGAAGAAATTGCTGCAGAAGACGAAAGTACTGTTCTAGACAAAAGAGGTTTAGGTTTCCATTTACCTGGCCGATGGGATAAAATTCTAGATATTGAAAAGTGCTACTTACAACGCGACCCTTCTAACAGAATTAGAGAAGCCATAAAAGATTATGGCATGATGCATAACCTACCTTTTTTCGATTTAAGAGATCAAGAAGGTTTTTTAAGGTTGATGACGACAAGAATTGCCAACACAAACGATATCATGTTAATTATCCAGTTTTACGAAAACAGGGAAAAAGAAATAAAAGACATGATGGAGTATTTAAAAGCAGAATTCCCTGAAATTACCTCACTCAATTATGTAATTAACCCTAAAGGGAATGATACCATCTACGATCTGGACGTGATCAATTACTCAGGTCACCCTTATATAGTTGAAGAGATGGAAGGACTTTCATTTAGAGTCGGCCCTAAATCGTTCTTCCAAACTAATTCTACACAAGCGTATAACCTTTATTGTATTGCGCGGGATTTTGCAGATGCTTCTAAAGACGATGTGCTTTACGATTTATACACTGGAACTGGAACCATTGCACTCTTTATGGCAAGGTCAGTTAAAGAGGTAATTGGTATCGAATCGGTAGCTGGTGCAATTGAAGATGCACACATAAATGCAAAGTTAAATGACATCCAGAATGCTAAATTCTATGTGGGTGACATGAAAAACCTATTTAACGATAAGTTTCTGGCTAGTCAATCGAAACCAGATGTGATTATTACCGATCCACCAAGAGCCGGTATGCATGAAGATGTATGCAAAATGCTCTTAAAAATTCAATGTCCAAAAATTGTTTATGTAAGCTGTAATCCGGCAACTCAGGCAAGAGATATTGCTATATTAAGCAGTAAATACAAACTTGAGAAAATACAACCGGTAGACATGTTTCCACATACTACTCATGTAGAAAATGTGGCTTTGCTTACTCTTAAATAG
- the mpgS gene encoding mannosyl-3-phosphoglycerate synthase produces the protein MKIEISREIERFGPIKIHGVQKVFELDGGLKNAKNDEENNPIIRRIAYDVQHEIQEQMAIVVPVRNEKIKLIEGVLSGIPHHCQVIIVSNSPREPMDRFKLEKDAIEHIGRFMNKKFLIVHQKDVALTRAVEASGYKHLLNKKGEVKNGKAEGMILSTMLAYLCGKKYIGFIDSDNYFPGAVQEYVQEYCAAFHLSNSPYTMARISWHSKPKIVESNLFFAKRGRASEHTNRILNRLISYYTGYGTEIIKTGNAGEHALTMEMAMKLDYSSGYSIEPYHYVNVLEKYGGIIAPPPDDVMKAGVEFYQIESRNPHLHEVKGDQHVKDMSLAAMEVIYQSPICPPLLKANILEDVHNRSLLPVDEDISRSLSYYPALHSADFKKFKEELQNESYAELFTKDLTDYTPEKKDKKVLRETKAAKIKELPNDGQLEVK, from the coding sequence ATGAAGATAGAAATTTCCAGAGAAATAGAGCGTTTTGGTCCCATCAAAATTCACGGTGTTCAGAAAGTTTTTGAGTTAGATGGCGGCTTAAAAAACGCAAAGAATGATGAAGAAAATAATCCTATTATCAGAAGAATTGCTTATGATGTACAGCACGAAATACAAGAGCAGATGGCAATTGTAGTGCCTGTACGAAATGAAAAAATTAAACTGATAGAAGGTGTTTTAAGCGGTATCCCTCATCATTGCCAAGTTATTATTGTTTCTAACAGCCCTCGAGAACCAATGGACAGGTTCAAGCTGGAAAAAGATGCGATTGAGCATATTGGCAGGTTTATGAACAAGAAATTCCTGATTGTTCATCAAAAAGATGTTGCACTAACCAGAGCTGTTGAAGCATCAGGTTACAAGCACTTGCTAAACAAGAAAGGCGAAGTGAAGAATGGTAAAGCAGAAGGTATGATTTTAAGTACCATGCTAGCTTACCTTTGTGGTAAAAAATATATTGGTTTTATCGACTCAGATAATTACTTCCCAGGTGCAGTTCAAGAATATGTACAGGAATATTGCGCAGCATTTCACCTTAGTAACTCTCCTTATACTATGGCGCGTATCTCTTGGCATAGTAAGCCTAAAATTGTAGAATCTAACTTGTTCTTTGCTAAAAGAGGTAGAGCTTCTGAGCATACAAACAGGATTCTAAACAGGTTGATTAGCTATTACACAGGTTACGGTACAGAGATTATTAAAACAGGAAATGCAGGTGAGCATGCTCTTACGATGGAAATGGCTATGAAACTCGATTATTCTTCTGGCTATTCAATCGAACCATATCACTATGTAAATGTATTGGAGAAATACGGTGGTATTATTGCCCCTCCACCAGATGATGTAATGAAGGCAGGAGTTGAGTTCTATCAAATAGAATCAAGAAATCCACACTTACATGAAGTAAAAGGTGACCAACACGTAAAAGACATGAGTCTTGCTGCGATGGAAGTTATTTACCAATCTCCAATTTGTCCGCCGCTGTTAAAAGCAAACATACTGGAAGACGTACACAACAGAAGTTTACTTCCGGTTGATGAAGATATTAGTCGTTCGCTCTCTTATTACCCGGCGTTACATTCTGCCGATTTTAAAAAATTTAAAGAAGAGTTACAGAACGAATCTTATGCAGAACTCTTTACCAAAGATCTTACAGACTATACCCCTGAAAAAAAAGATAAGAAGGTTTTGAGAGAAACAAAGGCTGCTAAGATAAAAGAATTACCTAACGACGGGCAACTGGAAGTAAAGTAA
- a CDS encoding S41 family peptidase translates to MVNFFKKARFICILLVSVLVLSCDKEDPILQDLTDEELDLRNQLVAIMNYWYLWNDEVPDIDVRAYESMQDLMDAMIKDDLDKWSYVTDESSYDQYFKQGTYAGHGFGMRYDDEGKLRVSLVYPGSPADSSGVTRGFNILEINGKSVSDINDLDAAFGADVEGVVNEFKFLNTEGEEVTKQIGKAQVDIVTVLHESIIEQNGKKIGYLVFNNFIERAETDLANAFADFAENNIDELVLDMRYNGGGLLNLATMLSGMITSADNNGDLFVELEHNTDRTANNSSFFFESEPVQLGLNRVVIITTSSSASASEAVVNCLKPYIEVKTVGTTSYGKPVGSYGFRYEGYIISPISFRVVNANGVGDYFSGIPVDSQTPDDLSVDFGNTEEACLKEALYYLESGDFNNSGSRTAINSQIQMKNRDMLKGWKAEIGAF, encoded by the coding sequence ATGGTTAATTTTTTTAAAAAAGCCAGATTTATCTGCATTTTACTAGTCTCAGTTTTAGTGCTTTCATGTGATAAAGAAGACCCTATATTACAAGATTTAACAGATGAAGAACTTGATTTGAGAAATCAACTTGTGGCCATTATGAATTATTGGTATTTATGGAATGATGAAGTCCCGGATATCGATGTTAGAGCCTACGAAAGTATGCAAGATTTAATGGATGCTATGATTAAAGATGATTTGGATAAGTGGAGTTATGTAACAGATGAATCGAGTTACGATCAATATTTTAAGCAAGGTACTTATGCTGGTCATGGTTTTGGTATGCGATACGATGATGAAGGAAAGCTAAGAGTAAGTTTGGTGTATCCGGGTTCTCCGGCAGACTCTAGCGGAGTAACCAGAGGCTTTAATATTTTAGAAATAAATGGTAAGAGTGTTAGTGATATTAATGATTTAGATGCTGCTTTTGGAGCTGATGTAGAAGGCGTGGTAAATGAGTTTAAGTTTTTAAATACCGAAGGCGAAGAAGTAACTAAACAAATCGGAAAAGCACAGGTAGATATCGTTACGGTTTTACATGAGAGCATTATTGAGCAAAATGGTAAGAAAATCGGTTATCTCGTTTTTAATAATTTTATTGAGAGAGCAGAGACTGATCTAGCAAATGCATTTGCAGACTTTGCAGAAAATAATATTGATGAATTAGTACTAGACATGAGATATAACGGTGGTGGATTATTAAATCTGGCTACCATGCTTTCAGGAATGATTACCTCTGCAGATAATAACGGAGACCTGTTTGTAGAACTAGAACACAATACAGACAGAACTGCCAATAATTCAAGTTTTTTCTTTGAAAGTGAGCCGGTACAACTAGGATTAAATAGAGTAGTGATTATTACAACTAGTTCAAGCGCATCGGCTTCAGAGGCGGTTGTTAACTGCTTAAAGCCTTATATCGAAGTAAAAACAGTAGGTACTACTAGTTATGGTAAGCCAGTTGGGTCTTATGGTTTTAGGTATGAAGGTTATATAATTTCTCCAATCAGCTTTAGAGTGGTTAATGCCAATGGAGTAGGAGATTATTTTAGTGGCATTCCTGTCGATTCTCAAACACCAGATGACCTCTCAGTAGATTTCGGAAACACTGAAGAAGCTTGCTTAAAAGAAGCTTTATATTACTTGGAATCAGGTGATTTTAATAACAGTGGTTCCAGAACGGCCATCAATTCCCAAATTCAAATGAAAAACAGAGATATGTTAAAAGGTTGGAAAGCTGAAATAGGTGCATTTTAA
- the folK gene encoding 2-amino-4-hydroxy-6-hydroxymethyldihydropteridine diphosphokinase, which translates to MNKVYLLLGANLGNRSATLRKAASYVTENIGEILQESAIYETEAWGVRDQPDFLNQVLLVNTELSALEVLDCTQAIEYKLGRQRKERWHARTIDIDILFFNEEIIEHPRLTVPHPAISERKFTLDPLAELSPKFMHPLLYKSIQQLLYTCKDPLEVRKYSGEERHSA; encoded by the coding sequence TTGAATAAAGTTTATTTGTTACTAGGTGCAAACCTTGGTAATAGAAGTGCTACTTTAAGAAAAGCAGCCTCATATGTTACTGAAAATATTGGAGAGATTTTACAAGAATCTGCGATTTACGAAACAGAAGCTTGGGGAGTAAGAGACCAACCAGATTTTCTCAATCAAGTATTACTGGTTAATACCGAACTTTCTGCTTTAGAAGTGTTGGATTGTACTCAAGCTATTGAATACAAACTTGGGCGACAAAGAAAAGAACGTTGGCATGCACGCACCATCGATATAGATATATTATTCTTTAATGAAGAAATAATAGAACATCCACGACTTACAGTACCACATCCAGCTATTTCTGAAAGGAAATTTACCTTAGACCCTTTAGCAGAATTAAGCCCAAAATTTATGCATCCATTGCTCTATAAAAGCATTCAGCAATTGCTCTATACTTGCAAAGATCCACTAGAGGTAAGAAAATACAGTGGTGAAGAGCGACATTCAGCTTAA